From Triticum urartu cultivar G1812 chromosome 2, Tu2.1, whole genome shotgun sequence, a single genomic window includes:
- the LOC125535793 gene encoding serine/threonine-protein phosphatase 6 regulatory ankyrin repeat subunit B-like, translating into MDGVPTEPRHPLLQAVLDGDLLLLKEMAGVVAADVGIRARALTVAVMEGRLDMCRCLVEDHGVDVNQRTFTGDTPLAISATYGTPATTRYLLDRGADPTLAGALWPPLHAAASFGQCEIVELLLSTGIDVDHFDSVYGTALHVAATNGQDGSMNILLQHHADPNKVFRLDSTPLRLAMISESLECVKLLIKAGADVNKIDYTGVTYLMIAAGNGLSDTLKCLLDAGANPDIDDGFGTTPIEIAALQARWDMVAMLFPLTSPISRLPDWSIDGIISHVQSFGLKPRDIHLCEAKRAELKLQATEAFKRKEYIIAGDLYTCAMSFQPSPKGLANLLAHRSFCMLHAGIGKEALSDAARCTVLRPLWPKGYYRLGAAFMLLQDYGKAAQTFEAGLKLDPTNADMANALREAQETARNPPRTRGLECLHPFGMRRSWSD; encoded by the exons ATGGATGGGGTTCCGACGGAGCCTCGCCACCCGCTCCTGCAGGCCGTTCTCGatggcgacctcctcctcctcaaag AGATGGCGGGCGTCGTGGCGGCGGACGTCGGCATCAGGGCGCGCGCGCTGACTGTGGCGGTCATGGAAGGGCGGCTGGACATGTGTAGGTGCCTCGTCGAGGACCACGGCGTCGATGTCAACCAGCGCACCTTCACAG GTGACACTCCTCTGGCCATTTCTGCGACTTATGGGACGCCTGCTACCACCAGATATCTTCTGGATCGTGGTGCTGATCCAACTTTAGCTGGTGCCCTGTGGCCACCTCTTCATGCTGCTGCAAGTTTTG GACAATGTGAGATAGTGGAATTGCTGCTTTCAACTGGAATTGATGTGGATCATTTCGATTCTGTGTATGGGACCGCATTGCATGTTGCCGCTACTAATGGTCAAGATGGCTCGATGAATATTTTGTTGCAGCATCATGCAGAT CCCAATAAGGTTTTCCGCCTTGATAGTACCCCGTTAAGGCTGGCCATGATTTCTGAATCACTGGAATGTGTGAAGCTACTCATTAAG GCTGGCGCTGATGTGAATAAAATTGACTATACTGGTGTTACTTACTTGATGATAGCAGCGGGCAATGGCTTATCTGATACCCTGAAATGCTTACTAGATGCTGGCGCTAACCCAGATATTGATGATGGG TTTGGTACAACTCCAATCGAAATTGCCGCCCTCCAAGCCAGATGGGATATGGTTGCGATGTTATTTCCTTTAACTTCTCCCATTTCAAGATTGCCGGATTGGAGTATTGATGGAATTATTTCTCATGTGCAATCTTTTGGTTTGAAGCCGAGG GATATACATCTATGTGAAGCGAAAAGAGCTGAACTAAAGTTGCAAGCTACAGAGGCTTTTAAGAGAAAGGAATATATCATAGCAGGAGACCTATATACTTGT GCAATGAGTTTTCAGCCTAGTCCAAAAGGTCTTGCAAACCTGCTAGCACATAGGAGTTTCTGTATGTTgcacgcgggaataggaaaagaggCTCTCTCCGACGCTGCTAGGTGCACAGTGCTACGACCTCTTTGGCCCAAAGGTTACTATCGACTAGGAGCAGCCTTTATGTTGCTACAG GACTATGGAAAAGCAGCTCAGACGTTCGAAGCTGGCTTGAAACTGGACCCTACAAATGCGGATATGGCTAACGCTTTAAG GGAAGCCCAAGAGACGGCGAGGAATCCTCCTCGCACCAGGGGGCTGGAGTGCCTTCACCCATTTGGAATGAGACGTTCCTGGAGTGATTGA